In one window of Macadamia integrifolia cultivar HAES 741 chromosome 2, SCU_Mint_v3, whole genome shotgun sequence DNA:
- the LOC122059487 gene encoding F-box protein FBW2-like → MEVGDIRCWDQLIPDVLGLIFSKLSLEEKLTVIPTICKSWRKAVMGPYCWQEIDIVKWCYRYQPDELLDRMLQMLIGIVGSPRKLRVVRLPNDAIFSFIADHADSLQTLQIPRSRISDSIVEEVAGRMCAISFLDLSYCDNIGASALEAFGRNCRLLLGLRRNLYSSGWVCRDDEAHAIATTMPELKHLDMAFMNITTEGVLEILSGCQKLVSLDVSGCSDVELDDKFLNEKCSGLKVGRGYCSDFDIPEIPKFCLHGGYLIDEQIYYVLDDEYFHNDQICYMAPDEWYEDIS, encoded by the exons ATGGAGGTAGGCGATATCCGGTGTTGGGACCAGCTAATCCCAGATGTACTCGGTTTAATCTTCAGCAAATTATCTCTTGAAGAGAAATTAACTGTAATTCCAACGATTTGCAAATCATGGAGAAAAGCAGTGATGGGGCCTTACTGTTGGCAAGAGATAGACATTGTGAAGTGGTGCTACCGCTATCAGCCTGATGAGCTGCTAGATCGAATGCTTCAAATGCTGATCGGAATCGTTGGTTCCCCTCGGAAGCTCCGCGTCGTTCGTCTACCCAACGATGCCATATTCTCCTTCATAGCAGACCA TGCTGATTCCCTTCAGACCTTGCAAATTCCTAGAAGCCGAATAAGTGATTCAATAGTGGAAGAAGTTGCAGGGAGAATGTGTGCCATCAGTTTCTTGGACCTGAGCTACTGTGATAACATCGGGGCCAGTGCTCTGGAAGCATTTGGTAGGAACTGTAGATTGCTTTTGGGCTTGAGAAGGAATCTGTACTCATCAGGTTGGGTCTGCCGTGACGATGAAGCCCACGCCATTGCAACCACAATGCCCGAGCTCAAGCACCTTGATATGGCTTTCATGAACATCACAACTGAAGGGGTTCTTGAGATTCTCTCCGGCTGTCAAAAACTTGTATCCTTGGATGTGAGTGGCTGCTCTGATGTGGAACTTGATGATAAATTCCTCAATGAGAAATGCTCCGGGCTAAAGGTGGGGCGTGGTTACTGTTCTGATTTCGATATCCcggaaattccaaaattttgtttaCACGGTGGATATCTTATCGACGAGCAGATATATTATGTATTGGACGATGAGTACTTTCACAATGATCAGATTTGTTATATGGCTCCCGATGAATGGTATGAAGATATTAGTTAG